The region TCATTAAATTTCACTGGTCAGTGAAATCGTCATTCACCAGAAGCCAGCCCACCAGGGCATGATTGTTATTTCAACCACATTTTTGCAATGTCATTACAGTTTGCGAGACGGTATTTGAAAACTTGTTCAAACCACAACCTTACAATCACACAATGAAATTAAAGCCTTAAAAAGTCAACTTGGTGGTGTTGTAGAATTAAGTAAACTGATGATGTCAGTGTTAGATCAACACAGGCTTTGAagtctttctttctatttttgtgTTTCACTGCAAGGACTCATCATCGATGCATTCATgaccactgttttttttttttatcctaacGCTTCCGCTACATTGTCACTGTCAAAATCAATGTTTACCACGTAGACAGACGCCTCATTGTTTCCACGTGAGGCTCACGTCAATGCCACTTCTTTTTCATAGTATCAGAGGAGAATGAATTATTTTGACAAGTGTAAACAACTTGGTTCACATTGTTAAGGTGTTGTAAACTTTATATCACTTTGTTTTGTATCACTTTTCAACACAAGCTGAATAGAATGGAAATGGTTCTAAAAGTATCTGAACCACGAGACTATTCTATTTTGTCATTAAATATGTTAAGTATCAATACAGCAAAATTCAACACAAATTTTGCATATGTCATATTTTTCCAACGTTACATAGCCCTCATGCAAGATCCAAGTCTGGGAAATCACTACTTGGTAAAATGTccaaatctgaagaaatcacaaCTCCTTCAGTAATTGAACAAGTGGAAAGCAAAAAAGAAGCAATTTTATCCAGACTTGCACCAAATCTTACACCATTATCACACATTTTTTGAAACATTTAATTCTATTTGCAATTGTACCCCCCAAGTCTTCTAGAGAGTCCATAAATGATGTTTGTTGGAGTTGTGTATGTTATCACGTGTCAGCTGGTAAATTCTTTTTTCAAGAATATTAACTTATTTTGAGATTTCAAACTAGTCATGATCATATAATCCTACATTTTATGTGTTAAAAATTTTCACACTGAATCTTAGACATGTTAATGCCTATTAAGAAAATTTTAGATCGATGAATACATCAATGCCTTTAAGACTTTAAGGATCTTCAGGAAGCCGCTGTCAAGTCTTTGAGTGCAACCAAATGAGTCGACAGTGCATCGTTGAGAGACAAACGTTAGTGTCAGATAAGAATAGAAACATCTGTCTCCACTTCTAAACATGTCATCCTGCCTGGCTGGTCCAAGAAACGAGCACCTTCATCTCTTCTCAGGCCctcataatgatgatgatggtgatgtgaTGATCGTGTTgtggatgatgaagatgatgctgGTAGTTGCAGCTGGATGAAGCGTGTGTTGAGTAGGTTGCCACGCCAACAACACCAAACACGGAGGAAGATTAGCACTTCGGTTAGCTTCCTCTGGATAAAAAATATTCTTTGGAGTCCTATTCTGATAAAAAGCCACCAATTTTGAATTTAATCTCCAAAATGCTAGTAATAAATTTGCATTAATAAACAAGCACCATTTTTAGGTACGTTGAAAGAAATTGATTTTCCCCCACATTTATATCTCATTAATGTATTACCAGGATTAttgaagttgttgtttttacGAGAGACTTATAATTTTGAGGGGAACAAAATGCCATCGATCCCTTTACTATGCACTTTGTGATACGCATTGTGCCTAACTGAGCATTGTTATGATATTCATCAGCTCTGGCTTGGGGCAAAAATTATCTTTCTTTTGAAAGACTTTCTCATCCATGTGTCACATCGACtgtgcaattaaaaaaagaccaaaaaaaactcgATAATTAATGAGAGCGACGCGCCAAACATTTGCTCAAGCGACAACTGAACAAATAGTGCAGTGGCGGTGTGTGTTAAGCAGATAAATAAGTGAGTGGACATCTCATTTCGATGCTTTATGCCTCACTAGTAAAATCGACAGGTGGCCTGTGTTCATGTGTAGTTAATTCTAAATGCTGTGTCATAAAAGCTGACATACAATCACAATGCACGTTGGAATTACGTTAAATTCAGTGGTACGTACATGATACATCCCACtaaacaataaagcacaaaataaaaaataaagctaTGCTTGAGTGGTTCACACTACTAGATACAGTTTCCTTGTGTTTCTATATACTTGACCAATTAAGATGATTGTGAGTCCGATGTAGGTAATGGATGAATAAATCGTACAGAATGACCCAAACAGTCGTATAGGGAATGTATTGAATtggttgagaaatgtagaaggATATATACAGTACACAAGTAAAATTAAACTTGAGCGCCATAGTAACTGCTCTCTGAATGACACTCCAGACTAAGTGTAAACTTGAATGACACAAAAAGCCTGTGACAATGACTCACGTATGCTGGCCCGTTTCCATGGCTCAGCATCTAAAGAGGCGCCACGATCCGTAGGCGTATTAGGACGACACTGATAAGCAGAAAACAAACAATCCTCATTTCCTACAGCAAATACGCTGCTATATTTATTCAGAGAATTAAGTTTTAttcttatcattattattaaactATGTATTTTTTGCAACAGCATAGCAGCATTACACGATAGAAGCTGATAAAATTCTAAAAGGTTGTATTTTGGTGGAAACTGAAATCATTTTCTTGAGAAGTTGGTGATATCACAAGAATAAAGAATGATTTTTAAGTGAAATTACAAATTCTTTCAAATACTTCATAAAAATGGTATTATttacttcattaaaaaaaagtttgaagttAGTTTATTTATGAGAGTAGAATAGAGAATAAAGTTCAAGACAAAAAGTAAATGATTAGTTTTGTGGACCACAACATTGAGTCCATtgtttttcaagaaaaaaaaaactgtaatagtGTGAGAAAACTTGTCATATGATTATCTAATGTCTATTTTaaaacattgcattaaaaataaacaaccttCTAAAGAAATAACATTTCAAGGGGGAATTGTAAAAaattgcaatttaaaaaaaaactgtagtaGTGTGAGAAAACTTGTCATATGATTATCTAATGTCTATTTTaaaacattgcattaaaaataaacaaccttCTAAAGAAATAACATTTCAAGGGGGAATTGTAAAAAGTTGCAATTTAAAGTTTAATATGATTTtttcatattatatatttttacaaaaaaaattaattctcAGAAAACTGTTTTCTGAAAATTACAACTGTATTCTAACAAGAATTTTTAACGTCTTAGTCCTGCAAACTTGTACAATTCAAACTATTGTAAACATATGTTATTGTAGTCACAAATTtattgccgttttttttttcttttcaagtggGGCCCTCATATTCCTTTATACCATCATTTTAACATACAGCAAATACACATACATCACAGTGCTCAAAATAATGAGTGGATTTTTCTGTTGTTATCCCCAAGCAAGAACGGCAGCACTGTTCAGCTACATTGAGCCTCCATTTTGTTTATGAGCTCCAATGTCTTATTTTAAGTTGCAAGAAACAAACTCTTGAGCCTTAACCATGATCCATTCCACCTAGCCAAAAAAGGTGAAAGGTTTTCTTACAGCAACTGTGAAAAGTTTTGTTTATTGATGTGCGCACCGAGCTAGAGGATAGATGAGGTTGCACGTCAAGAGGATGACGAGAATGTggtctttttttaatcacacgTCTGTCATCTCATCTTCCATATCATCGCCCTCCGTTTCACCTTCGGCCTCTGCTTCTTCTTCatcgtcctcttcctcctctgatGTCACGTCCGGCTCTTCCATCTGGGAGATGCATTTGACACACGAGCAGACGAACATGTAGTTCTCCCTGAGGGCAAAACACAACTTGTTAACCACATACTGGTAGTCAATGATTGCAGATGCATACCGCTTTTGAAAAATACACGTTGAATAATTTGCCATTACCGGAAGAGCATACATTTCAGACTGAAAGTTTTGTCACCTCAAAGTACCACCTCCACACAGGTGACATAGCGTCTACCAAGATGGTATATGTCAGAGAGGAATGGTGAAATAGAATCAGTGTGTACTGGTATCTGTGACTACTGTGTTGACCAGGTATGGGCAACTGAAATACTGAACGGGTCCTCGAAGTTCATCAGTGCTACTGGGGAGGCCACAAAAATCAACTCCAAATCTTAATGTTATTGAGGTAATATGTTTGTCCTGCATATGATTCCAAATCCACAAAACAATATTCAAACTACTCATGTTGTAGTATATGACAGTAAACAAGACTAAGATATGTCAGCCATCGAGTGGTGAATGCTGATATAACAACTTTAAACTAGTTATCACCTGCATATTCTCCGTCCGATACTTGCGAATGTGCATGTCTGCCGATTTCCAATGTTTgttcatattttggatttttcctAGAGGGTTTTCCCCATTATTTCCCAAGTATTCATGGAAAACATACAGTGAATGttcataacattttttttaaatgacgtaCTTGGgtttgtgggggggaaaaactgCATGCGGCTCACAGGCCACCAGATGCCCATCGCTGGCGTAGCTCTAGACTATCGTCACCGATACTACTGAAAATCATCGCGAATATTTAACAGGTTATTTAAGTGTGTTCTTACAAATAATTCAATACTATATGAAACATGTCATCTGTACCATATATTTAATTACATACGAGGACAGATGACCATTTGATAGAGTGGAACTGGgccaacaaagtaaaaaaaaaaacttgaacaaCTGGATCTTTTCTCTTCTCAGTAAAACTTCATTTACATTTGACACGAACAGATGTGTGACTTTAAGCACATCCTGAGGTGCAAGTGTCAATTACACTTACGTTATGACACTTGGCGTCAGCTATAGCACTACCAAAAGTAGCCATAATGTACCTGTacgtcaggggtcaccaacacggtgcccgcgggcaccaggtcgcccgtgaggaccgcatgagtcgcccgcaggactgttctaaaattagttcaaatagcggcacttgtcagtgaactgcatctatttattttacaatcaaacctcggttttcgaacgtcctggttcttgAACAGATCGTTTTTCCAAACCATGTttttcctgtcctgtcctgacATACATATTGTTTAATGACAAGATGTAAATCACAAACTACAAACCCCCATAATTGATTGCAAATCCAGACTTACCAAACGATACGCTGCGACCTTCAATTATTTTGTAGCATTGATTATAAGCGGCTCAAATGTGGTTTGTGAAGGATGGGAAGGTTCTACTATGCAgcgagactaaaaaaaaaaaagtttaccaaTTACTGCATTTCCTTCATTTCCAAAAGCAATACAAAAAGGTTTCCCAATCACACGAGCTGGATTGTAGTTTTCAGCTTCTCATACAGAGGCTAATTTAAAgcaccaccccataaaaaaaaaaatactgacgcatagccattgatttttttgcagcaaGTGAAAACGGACAATCGAACCTTCCAAGGGTCCATTCCAAAAATGTTTGCAAACAGATATGTTGACGGAAGGAGTCAAAGGAATAAGCTATTCCCCTCCAAAACAGAATTCATCATTGGTCATCCTAAAGCTCACTAGCGTTCCAAATAAGCGATCGAGAGAGAAAAGCCTTAGGTAATCAAGAATCCAGTGGCCACACTTTTCTCGTCTGTAGAGCAAAAAGCACTTTTCCAAAAGGACCACCACACATCAGCAGCAATCCACCAATCGGTCCTTTGACAGGAATTCAGTGCAGTTCTGTAGCAATCTGATACTTGGCTTTGATCaagttagtatttttttttagaaataaatgTAAATCTTTTCATATTGACATTACTTTAGTATGTGTAGAACCCCAAGGAAAGGCTGTCATATTAAATTGTGAAATAAGTGAAGAATTGTGAATGGATCCACTGTGTTGTATACCTGTACCTTGTGAAATTAAGAAGAGAATCAGTTAGCacagaagcaaaataaaaaaggagcaGTCTCTTCAAAAGTTCCACCCGAGCATGGTGATGAAATTCAAAGACTGTTTCGGATAGATCAATAAACTAAAAGCTACACTGCCGAAGCCCCAACATGTCTGCCACGAGACGGCCCATTATTGGCCGGCTGGACGGCTTCTCATTGATCTACGTAGCTTATTGGCGCGTTCATGAGATTCAAGGGGAGAATGTGGAGCAGCCCACCTCAGAATTTTGTGTCTGCTGTGACGGCTTCTGTCCCTTTGGCAGCAGTCCAAATAACTGATGCAAATCTCCTGGAGAGGACAAACAAGTAATTGGAAAACAAAGTTTCCAAAGCGACAATTTTCATGTGTAGCTAATTGATTGGAAATGCATTAGTAACTTTTCAGAAAAAATTCGGAAAAAAAGTTACAATACTACAAAAAGAATGTTTAAATCAAAAAAGTAGCTTGGAATTTTAAGAATAATAATTGCAGatttaagaaaacaaaagttgAAAAAGTTGTAGAATATAGTGGATTCATAATAAAGCATAAGATTTTTCTTGGTCTTTTTCGTAAAAATGTAATATTAGAAGAAAGTAGAAACACAAAATGAAGGTCAGTAGTTTTTGGTAAAAAGATGCAATATTATGAGAATAAGATCATATTTTCAAGAAAAGAAGTTGTAATATAGTTcataacatttttaatattgCATATACTTACAACACATCACCAAGGtttcaaaaagaaaaccaaTTGTTAGAATTAAGTCTCTGAAAAATGTTCAAGACTTGTATATTTCTCCAAAGAGTCAGAACGTATCaagaatgaagaaaaagaaaacttaaATTCATACTTTGACtggaatattaaaaatatattaaatagtAAAAAACTAATATTTTTAACGCATAAtatggtgaaaaaaaatctgattttaaGTCAAAACAAATTGCAAGTGTGTGGTGTGAGGACTTTGCTACATGCCTTGGACCAGCGTTTGACAAAGTATCTGCCCTCTAGCACTGCGTGTATGACCCCTGACCCTTGACCCCCGCCCCATGCATCCGCTGACCTGGCCTGGATCGATGTCACCAAGGGCACTGAGGTGAAGCAGGAAGTTGTTGTCGGGGAAGGAAGCCTCAGCATTGGGCATGCAGCTGTGATTGcctgaagaggaagaagaaaaaaaaaacaacaactaataaCATTATTTGCTCTTGTGCTTACTTTGAGAAACATGAAAGTCATGCGAGCTTACATGAGCTTTGCAGCAAAAAGAGTCCCGAGCCTTCATTGTTCAGAAAGTCTCCGGTTTCTTCAGAGAAAGGAAGAGAAACAAcaagaggtatcaatgtttgaCTCCAAGAAGACTAATGGAGGGATTTACACTGTGGTCCCAGGTTGCCAATTCGCCATTCAATGTATATCAGGGCTTTAAAAtaacatctctctctctctctcttctgttaatgaaaataaaattcacaattTTAATCGTACCCTGCCCCCCTAccctgttaaaaaaacaaagaaaatgacaaCATGAGTTGGGTGGTTTTCTCAGCcttcatatttattttgtttctctTGATACCAAACAAGCTttgaaactgtttttctttggatCAACTTGGCTCACGACCAAAACGGAGCATCCACAGTTTCTTTTTATGACCAgtgtttttttatgaatttatttgTGTTGTTTGGTTCAACGCGAGTTGTGCATACTGAAATGGATGTATTCcggtaatttcaagcttgtattGACGAGTATCTTTGATCTGTGCTTTGACACAGCACTCCCAATGGCAGATGTCCAATAACGTATACGAAGACATCTGATTCATTCGATGTGTGCTATTCTATTTACGCCGCTGTGACGCATTTCCCTCAGAATTGTGTCTGCAGTTAAATCAAGCCAAAGAGCTGAACTGTCACCTCGCTCAATATCTTTGTACAGCTGGTCGATAAAGGAGTCCAACTGCGCTCTCTTCTGGGTGGGAAGCTCAACTGCATCGCAGGCATGAACCCACTGACTCAGAGAGCTGACGGCACAAAGAGCACAAAAACATCATGTCAGGGACAAGGCGATATGTGTAATACAAGATGAATAAAGAAGAGCTGACCTTGTGCCGATGCCTTGTCCATTAGTTCCGATCAAAGCAAAAAGCGAACGGAAACCTTCGGGAACAAACCACTGAAACGCAAACAATAATGCAATTCAATCATGCATCTGTGGAGCTTTACAAAGAAAGGTACACTCACTGGTCATATCATTAGGTACACACCTAATACAAAAGCTGCAGTAAAAGCTCTAACCACAGTCTAGGAGTCTAGTCATgtcaaatgtttattattttttatctatTATTGATCAAGCTGGAAGTCTGTGGTGATTTTACTTGGGGGGACCATTCCATTCCAAAAACGGGCGGAACTCAGAACTCTGACCATATTACAAGCAGAACATTTTATGTAAACAATATAAAACTGTCTCTTATCAAATATGCAAACTGGACTTTGAGTCCCAACGTGATTTATGATCATTTGTGATGAGGTTTAAGTGTAAATATTTGCATTTACCCGACTTAGCTCATCATCGTACAGCGCCTCTTTGAAAAGACTCTGTAACACCGCCAGCTGACCCTGAAAACAAACAGCATCATTACATTACATTGGTCAGCTGCGAGATATAGGACATTTCtacaatttatttttctcaGCTGAGGAATATTTACCCTGAATTTCTCCCCCAGTAGCTTGTGGGCCAGCTCGTCTTCCTCATTGGCTGTGCGGCTGCAGAAGTACGAGAACAGCTTCTGCCAGTGTGCTTTGTCTTTGGCCTGGAATGCAAATTAACAACACATTTTGGTAGCAGTGACTCACAAAATAAGGGTCTCGATGAATGGTGGGTAGATTAATGGATagacggacgggcgggcgggcggacggacggatggatggaaggagaaTCATTTTATCATAATACTAATATTAATATTACTACTGCTGCTAATACTAATAATAGTAATACCAATGCATTAATTCAGAAATCACACCGTATAATGTGTGTTAATTATTCATCACATTGTCTGATATTAAGTGGTTAATGATGCAATCCAAGTTAAAATGGATTTgtcatgtaaataaaaaatagtacaTTTGCCGTATTACGTATCATAAACTTTAAATGTAATGCACTTAACTGTACATGTCACATAATTTTTTGTATTAATTATCTGTGAATAATTAATGGCAGGTCCTAGATACAGGTCCTCATTGTCTCTTTCACAGGAACTAACTCATTATGTGCTGGTGTGTGCAATATCCAGCCGGTGTGAAAGCATACAGCAGGAAGCTGCAAAAAGTGTTGAGAACGTGAGATTATCGTTCATCTGTAGAAAGTAAGCATGTGTATTTTGTAGACCATACATGACTCTTGTGGTGATGTCATGCAATTATCTGACTGCGGGATGCCTTCAGTAGATTGTCTACAAAAGGCAGACACATGCGGTCTCTTCTTTCACGCCTTTAATGTTGCCAGAACTCCCTGTGAAAAAGGCCTGGGATTTCATTGTGGAAGCATGCAGATACAAcattataaaataattaaatctcACTTGTTTAACAGTTGCGACCATTCTGGCCAGAAGCGTGATGCTGGAGGTCTCTGGAGGATAGTGCATGGTCCTGTGGAGAACACAGGATCATTTACTATAAAATCCACAAGGAACTTTTTAGACTAAACTGGAATCATCCCAATCACCTCCAGGCATCTTTCAGCTTGTTGACGGGGTGTTCTGGATCTTCATGAGACGGGCCGAGACACAGCGCTCGATGGTACTGGTCCACCGCAGCTTGGCGACAATCAGCGCTGCAGTAAATCACCTGCGGGTGGAGGTGGGTCATATCTTATTATAGATTCATTAAACGCACAGGAACATACGAGCTTTGAGACCTTTTCGCAGTGGAGTATTTTTGTGCTATTTGAGCAGACTTTTTCACCGGTAACCGCAACAAGTGATTTGAGGCAACAGCAATGGAAGAAAAACAGAAGTAGCAAACGACCGTAGTAAAACACCAATAAAGTTAATCCTTAAACGATGACTGGAATTAAATTAACCATGGTGACTACTTTTTGGACATTTAGTGAAGAAAATGTTGGTGAAATTCCAAACTTGAAGTTCCTCGACAGTGACATCCTGTGCAAACCGACCTGACACTGAGGGCAGGCTTGGTGGAGTTGTGGTCGGACTGGACAGAGTTCCGCATAAGGAAGCCTGAGGTCTGGATTGCCTGCCAGTCTCCTAGCGTTCTCCTCCGCCGTCTCCAGGGCTCGTAAACAGTAATCACATGCTGTTAAAAACACAATTCAAACGTCAATCATGAGACATCAAGTCATTTAAACCTGCTCAAACTGTCTTACCTTTATATTTATACAAAGCATTCCACAGGAACTGGGCACAGACAAGCGGGCGCTCAATGAAAATGACCTCACCCTTCTTGATGCCCCTCTTTGCAAACAGACCTTTCCCCTTTAAGCATATGTTAGAAGCAACAGTTAAACTCAATGAAGCCAGAATTGAAcaaatccatcaattttctatcATACACCAGTCACGGGGCCCATACAGACAATcagtcacactcacattcacacctatggacaaatGAGTCTTTAATGATCTCACATACACCAAAACATGTATGGTATTGGAGTATTTCTAATATTAATATGGCGACTATAAGATTGACTCTTATTAAGTTTCAAAATGtcatattataaatataatctAATGGGAGTTTCTGATGCGTTTGCACTGATTGTCTGCTGGATGTCAATCAAAATTGCTTGTTACAGCTGAAACGCGGAAAACCGCACAATAGTAATAGTGTTTACCTGCAATTTTTAGGCACGTATAAACAAACTGCATGGATGTCGTATAGTTCAAAAGGCAAATATACATAACATATGTGTAGCATGCGACTAAGGTGGAAAAGCGGTGAGTAAagccaattttcttttttcccttcttttctCATTCCAGcataaaaatgaccaaaaatgtcaacagacCAACCTTGACG is a window of Syngnathus typhle isolate RoL2023-S1 ecotype Sweden linkage group LG1, RoL_Styp_1.0, whole genome shotgun sequence DNA encoding:
- the smyd5 gene encoding histone-lysine N-trimethyltransferase SMYD5, encoding MAAPLDDMFSFCMDPSKVAGAVEVRFIDNVKGKGLFAKRGIKKGEVIFIERPLVCAQFLWNALYKYKACDYCLRALETAEENARRLAGNPDLRLPYAELCPVRPQLHQACPQCQVIYCSADCRQAAVDQYHRALCLGPSHEDPEHPVNKLKDAWRTMHYPPETSSITLLARMVATVKQAKDKAHWQKLFSYFCSRTANEEDELAHKLLGEKFRGQLAVLQSLFKEALYDDELSRWFVPEGFRSLFALIGTNGQGIGTSSLSQWVHACDAVELPTQKRAQLDSFIDQLYKDIERETGDFLNNEGSGLFLLQSSCNHSCMPNAEASFPDNNFLLHLSALGDIDPGQEICISYLDCCQRDRSRHSRHKILRENYMFVCSCVKCISQMEEPDVTSEEEEDDEEEAEAEGETEGDDMEDEMTDV